The DNA region GTGGCGGCCACCCGGCCGACGGCCGCTCCCCGCGCCCTACAGCATGGGAGCACGGCGCGCCGAAAGCGCGGAAGGCGCGCCCGGCGGGGCGCGCCTTCCCGATCGCGTGTCCGGGCCGGGCCCGGCCCCTCGGCCCTCGCCCCCGGCTCAGGCCTTTCCGCCGGTCAGCCGGGACAGCCGGTCGGCGATGCCCCAGGAGGTGACCCGCCAGAGCGCCTCGACCACGATGTGCCGGCTCATCTTGGACGCGCCGAGCTCCCGCTCGACGAAGGTGATCGGCACCTCGGCCACCTTGTACCCGGCCTTCACCGTGCGCCATGCCAGGTCGACCTGGAAGCAGTACCCGGCGGAGGCGACCTCGTCCATGCCCAGGCCCAGCAGGGTCTCCCGGCGGAACGCCCGGTAGCCGCCGGTGACGTCCCGGATCGGCACGCCGAGCATCAGCCGCGAGTAGGTCGAGCCGCCGCGCGAGAGCAGCAGCCGGGACTTCGGCCAGTTCACCACCCGGCCGCCCGGGACCCAGCGCGAGCCCAGCACCAGGTCGGCCCCGCGCAGCGCGGTGAGCAGCCGGTCCAGCTCCTCGGGCCGGTGCGAGCCGTCGGCGTCCATCTCGACCAGCACGTCGTAGCCCTGGTCGATGCCCCAGCGGAAGCCGGCCAGGTAGGCGGCGCCGAGGCCCTCCTTGCCCTTGCGGTGCATGACGTGCACGTGCTGGTCCTCGGC from Kitasatospora sp. NBC_00458 includes:
- a CDS encoding polyprenol monophosphomannose synthase gives rise to the protein MTVNQQRFADLGRVLVIIPTFNEAENVERIVGRVRAAVPEVHVLVADDNSPDGTGELADKLAAEDQHVHVMHRKGKEGLGAAYLAGFRWGIDQGYDVLVEMDADGSHRPEELDRLLTALRGADLVLGSRWVPGGRVVNWPKSRLLLSRGGSTYSRLMLGVPIRDVTGGYRAFRRETLLGLGMDEVASAGYCFQVDLAWRTVKAGYKVAEVPITFVERELGASKMSRHIVVEALWRVTSWGIADRLSRLTGGKA